One Clostridia bacterium genomic region harbors:
- a CDS encoding pseudouridine-5'-phosphate glycosidase: MYNISISEEVSNAINSSSPVVALESTIISHGMPYPNNVETACEVEDIIRSYGATPATIAIIKGVIKVGLSKQELIYLGKCGTEVTKVSRRDISAVVASKLDGATTVSATMIIARKAGINIFATGGIGGVHRGGELSLDISADLQELSRTPVMVVCSGVKSILDIGRTREYLETMGVCVCGYNTFDFPAFYNSVSGYKVDYNIDARLGADILNTNQQLNLNSGIVVGVPVPPSYEMDRAVIDQAISNAIDNQHKLNIVGKDITPYLLSAISKATEGASLATNIHLIKNNAGVAAQIAVEYAKLIKNEQR, translated from the coding sequence ATGTATAACATAAGTATCAGCGAGGAAGTTTCTAACGCTATAAATTCGTCTAGCCCGGTTGTTGCGCTAGAATCTACAATAATCTCACACGGTATGCCTTATCCAAATAACGTTGAAACGGCTTGCGAGGTAGAAGATATCATTCGTTCCTATGGCGCTACTCCGGCTACTATCGCTATTATTAAGGGCGTAATTAAGGTCGGGCTAAGCAAGCAAGAATTGATTTATCTAGGCAAATGCGGTACGGAAGTTACCAAGGTTAGCCGTAGAGATATTTCCGCAGTAGTCGCAAGCAAACTCGACGGAGCTACAACCGTATCGGCCACAATGATAATAGCTCGCAAAGCCGGCATAAATATCTTTGCAACTGGGGGTATAGGCGGAGTTCATAGGGGAGGGGAACTCTCCCTTGATATATCAGCCGACTTACAAGAATTGTCCCGTACGCCCGTAATGGTGGTGTGTAGCGGGGTCAAAAGTATCCTTGACATAGGTCGCACCCGAGAATATCTCGAAACAATGGGCGTTTGCGTATGCGGATATAATACGTTTGACTTTCCCGCTTTTTACAATTCCGTTAGCGGTTACAAGGTCGATTACAATATTGACGCAAGGCTCGGCGCAGATATTCTCAATACCAACCAACAATTAAATTTAAATTCGGGCATAGTCGTAGGCGTTCCCGTTCCGCCAAGTTACGAGATGGATAGGGCGGTAATCGACCAAGCAATTTCTAACGCTATTGACAATCAACACAAACTAAACATAGTAGGCAAAGACATTACCCCGTATTTATTGTCGGCGATAAGCAAGGCGACCGAGGGAGCAAGCCTAGCGACAAATATACACTTAATAAAAAATAACGCAGGCGTAGCTGCGCAAATTGCCGTCGAATACGCAAAACTAATTAAAAATGAGCAAAGATAA
- the spoVG gene encoding septation regulator SpoVG, which produces MKITDVRVRIVDKEDTKLRAVASITIEDYFVIHDIKVIEGKENLFVAMPSRKAKDGEYKDIAHPITVDARKGLSEIIISAYKQELAK; this is translated from the coding sequence ATGAAAATTACAGATGTTAGAGTACGCATAGTAGACAAAGAGGATACTAAGCTAAGAGCTGTTGCATCTATTACCATTGAAGACTACTTTGTAATACATGATATAAAGGTAATCGAAGGCAAAGAGAATTTATTTGTCGCTATGCCGAGTAGAAAGGCAAAGGACGGCGAATACAAAGACATAGCGCACCCAATTACGGTTGATGCACGCAAGGGATTATCCGAAATAATTATTTCAGCGTACAAACAAGAATTGGCTAAATAA
- the murC gene encoding UDP-N-acetylmuramate--L-alanine ligase, with protein sequence MKKYTFYFLGIGGIGMSALANYLFCCGHNVSGSDLVSNAQTKRLQSLGVKVVTGNNKDNLDTSADYLVYTQAIDPADPELIYAKELGIKIISREKLLGRIFRTFTNRIAVSGAHGKTTTCGLLYQALSANLVSPTAFIGGEISGLGNFIMGKPDYCIAEACEYKGSFLTLSSTISVILNVDLEHLDYYKELKDIERAFNKFACKTCQGGVVVTNGDAVPYYITNNCLAKNITYGFNKNNNFFATNITQKNAKYSFDCYKNGDFYAHINLLLRGRHNIYNALATLCVCDSLGLDKVCTVKGIESFLGAQRRWQIITNSFTNIVEDYAHHPSEVRSLVETALQLGYDKIILAFQPHTYTRTSKLFLDFVSCFVGVDYLIMLPIYPAREQPIVGVTSKHLADTIADTGLTNAIYCQDFESAGRLIATLASKEDLVLVVGAGDIFKLSSLLQAF encoded by the coding sequence ATGAAAAAGTACACCTTTTATTTTTTAGGAATAGGCGGAATAGGTATGTCGGCGCTTGCAAACTACCTATTTTGTTGCGGTCATAATGTTTCGGGTAGCGACCTAGTTAGCAACGCTCAAACCAAACGCTTGCAAAGTTTGGGTGTAAAAGTAGTAACAGGTAACAATAAAGATAACCTTGATACGTCGGCAGATTACTTAGTTTATACCCAAGCCATTGACCCGGCAGACCCAGAACTAATTTATGCCAAAGAGCTAGGGATTAAGATAATTTCCCGTGAGAAACTTCTGGGTCGAATATTTAGAACCTTTACCAATCGAATAGCCGTTTCGGGGGCGCACGGTAAGACTACTACTTGCGGTTTATTATATCAAGCTTTGTCGGCAAACCTTGTTTCGCCTACGGCTTTTATAGGCGGAGAAATCTCTGGGCTGGGCAATTTTATTATGGGCAAACCCGATTATTGTATAGCCGAAGCTTGCGAATATAAGGGTAGTTTTTTAACGCTTTCTTCTACTATTTCGGTAATTCTCAACGTTGACCTCGAACATTTAGACTACTACAAGGAACTTAAAGATATCGAGCGAGCCTTTAATAAATTTGCCTGTAAGACTTGCCAAGGCGGAGTTGTCGTAACTAACGGCGACGCTGTGCCTTATTACATTACTAATAATTGTTTGGCAAAGAATATCACCTACGGTTTTAATAAAAATAATAATTTTTTTGCAACAAACATCACTCAAAAAAATGCTAAGTATTCTTTTGATTGCTATAAAAACGGCGACTTTTACGCCCATATTAATTTGCTTTTGCGTGGCAGACATAATATTTATAACGCCCTTGCAACGCTTTGCGTTTGCGATAGCTTAGGACTAGACAAGGTTTGTACGGTCAAAGGCATCGAGTCGTTTTTGGGGGCGCAACGTCGTTGGCAAATAATTACCAACAGTTTTACAAATATTGTTGAAGATTACGCCCATCACCCTAGCGAAGTGCGTTCTCTTGTTGAAACGGCGCTACAACTAGGTTACGATAAAATTATTCTTGCTTTTCAACCGCATACCTACACAAGAACAAGCAAATTGTTTTTAGACTTTGTTTCTTGTTTTGTGGGCGTGGACTACTTGATAATGTTACCAATTTATCCCGCCCGAGAGCAACCCATCGTGGGCGTTACAAGCAAACATCTTGCCGATACTATTGCCGATACCGGGCTTACAAACGCAATTTATTGTCAAGACTTTGAGTCCGCCGGGCGATTAATCGCAACGCTAGCTAGTAAGGAAGACCTTGTGCTGGTAGTGGGCGCTGGCGACATATTTAAATTGAGTTCCTTACTACAAGCATTTTAG
- a CDS encoding carboxypeptidase M32 — MEQLKFFRQQVAKIKALEFYSFLEGWDAQTEAPKGCFEQRSKYIGILTDMLYSLSVDPEYVDCVTYLSTCDELDDNTKREVKLVAKNIINMQKLPKDEYIQYVQSLSVIQSKYFECKTANDYLTFAPYLAQIFDWQKKYCKYLATDKLNGYDVLLNDYEEGLTQKEYDGFFNALKTRLIPFVKKVLAKKIDANTEFLYKSYPIDKQREFVEYIRKVMCYDPNHSVIKESEHPFTSGVDSDDVRVTIHYYENNFVSSIFSAIHEMGHATYERQVDPSLIDTLLSGGSSMGVHESQSRFYENIIGRSEIFWQTHFPKLKELFPTQLANVTAQDMFRGVNIASASLIRTEADELTYCLHIMLRYDLEKLLINGELTVDELPKMWNSLVKEYLGIEVTSDKEGLLQDVHWPSGSVGYFPTYALGSAISAQLYHKMRQEIDVDQAIASGNLAVINAYLADKVHKFGKSRNTEEILLYATEEKFNPTYFIDYLIEKYSKIYNI, encoded by the coding sequence ATGGAACAACTTAAATTTTTTAGACAACAAGTAGCAAAAATTAAAGCGTTAGAATTTTATAGTTTTCTTGAAGGTTGGGACGCTCAAACCGAAGCGCCTAAGGGTTGCTTCGAGCAACGCTCTAAGTATATTGGCATACTTACCGATATGCTTTATTCTTTAAGCGTAGACCCGGAATATGTTGACTGCGTAACTTACTTGTCAACTTGTGACGAACTTGACGACAACACTAAGCGTGAAGTTAAATTAGTAGCCAAAAATATAATAAATATGCAAAAATTGCCCAAAGACGAGTATATTCAATACGTTCAATCTTTAAGCGTAATACAGAGCAAATATTTCGAGTGTAAGACGGCAAACGACTATTTGACCTTTGCGCCTTACCTAGCTCAAATTTTTGATTGGCAAAAAAAGTATTGCAAGTACTTAGCTACCGATAAACTTAACGGTTACGACGTTTTGCTTAACGACTATGAAGAAGGGCTAACTCAAAAAGAATATGATGGTTTCTTTAACGCTTTAAAGACAAGACTTATTCCTTTTGTCAAAAAAGTTCTCGCCAAAAAAATTGACGCTAACACCGAATTTTTATACAAATCTTACCCAATAGATAAACAAAGGGAGTTTGTCGAATATATTCGCAAGGTTATGTGTTACGACCCTAATCACAGCGTAATAAAAGAAAGCGAACACCCTTTTACAAGCGGAGTAGATAGCGACGACGTAAGAGTAACCATTCACTACTATGAGAATAACTTTGTGTCTTCAATTTTTTCGGCAATTCACGAGATGGGACACGCAACTTATGAAAGGCAGGTTGACCCTAGTTTGATTGACACTTTGCTTAGCGGAGGTTCTTCAATGGGCGTCCACGAGTCGCAAAGTAGATTTTACGAGAATATTATCGGGCGTAGCGAAATTTTTTGGCAAACGCATTTTCCAAAGTTGAAGGAACTTTTTCCAACTCAACTTGCAAACGTTACGGCGCAAGATATGTTTAGGGGTGTAAATATAGCTAGCGCAAGTTTGATAAGAACTGAGGCGGACGAGCTAACCTATTGCTTACATATAATGTTGCGTTACGACTTAGAAAAGCTCTTGATAAATGGCGAACTTACAGTAGACGAATTACCTAAAATGTGGAATAGTCTGGTAAAAGAATACTTAGGCATTGAGGTAACAAGCGATAAAGAAGGCCTTCTTCAAGACGTTCACTGGCCATCGGGTTCGGTTGGCTATTTCCCAACCTACGCTTTGGGTTCGGCAATATCGGCTCAACTTTATCATAAAATGAGGCAAGAAATAGACGTAGACCAAGCTATCGCTTCGGGCAATCTTGCCGTAATTAACGCTTATTTAGCCGATAAAGTACATAAATTTGGTAAGTCAAGAAATACCGAAGAAATTTTGCTTTATGCAACCGAAGAAAAATTTAACCCTACGTACTTTATAGATTATTTAATTGAGAAGTATAGTAAAATTTATAATATTTAA
- a CDS encoding HAD-IC family P-type ATPase → MRQISNIECIKASSVQGLTDSQVAQRVSAGETNVVKRTVGKSYWAIIVDNILTIFNLIGLIVFILMIISKNWGNAFFYVIILANTLIGVGQEIKAKLAVNKLSLLVSPTITVVRNGQEQLISLSSLVLDDVIVLSSGKQIPADCVVISGSVEVNEAMLTGESLPISKSIDDSLMSGSFIMAGVCHARVEHVGKHNYVEQLASQAKKFKKTKSELMVSISRIIKVIAILTPLFGIGTFLVSYIKFGNAWQDAIAVASGSVIGMIPAGMVLLTSVTLAVSVIKMARKKAWVKDLYSIETLARVNCLCLDKTGTITDGTMSVEQFIPLVDNPSLFSYVSTLLSATMDSNDTAKALRRHFNDTALPFTSAMPFSSDRKYSSVTIEGVGQVLLGAPEFILQDISDELSSQLASFTSLGLRVLVVAIKQDNSSEVAVQGIITLLDNIRPDAQEIIQWFYDNSVDVKIISGDNAQTVSIIAGKVGVVGAEKYISLDGLTDAEVCDMATKYTVFGRVKPHQKALLISTLKKFGLTVAMTGDGVNDILAMKQADCAISVASGSEASHSVAHIILMDNKFSSLPKIVSEGRQVVNNIQNSSALFLMKTVMTLIVTLFTLVLGINYPFEPMHLYVVDFCVIGIPAFFLALRPNKNLIRGKFLTNTLYSTLPKGIALGLSVIGVYAFNFIFNFDHDSITTTAMLAMSYSGAIGLFALCRPFNLVNLAVAVISLVAMTFYFLAFDYVFENFIKGFDETMLFYVVCSVLVSAVIIVVGNIVTKKLKRRGMIHGTT, encoded by the coding sequence ATGAGACAAATCTCAAATATCGAATGTATTAAGGCAAGTAGCGTTCAAGGGTTAACCGACAGTCAAGTTGCGCAAAGAGTAAGCGCAGGCGAAACAAACGTAGTTAAGCGGACTGTCGGCAAATCTTACTGGGCAATAATTGTTGACAATATCTTAACAATTTTTAATCTAATAGGGCTTATAGTTTTTATTCTTATGATTATTTCTAAGAATTGGGGTAACGCCTTTTTCTATGTAATAATTCTCGCTAATACTTTAATCGGCGTAGGTCAAGAAATTAAGGCAAAACTTGCGGTAAATAAGTTGTCTTTGCTTGTTTCGCCTACTATTACAGTGGTAAGAAACGGGCAAGAACAATTAATTTCCTTGTCTTCTCTTGTGCTTGACGACGTTATTGTTTTGTCGTCGGGCAAGCAAATACCAGCCGACTGCGTTGTAATTTCGGGTAGCGTCGAGGTTAACGAAGCTATGCTTACGGGCGAATCGCTACCTATTAGCAAAAGTATAGACGACTCTTTAATGTCGGGCAGTTTCATTATGGCAGGCGTTTGTCACGCAAGGGTCGAACACGTTGGCAAACATAATTATGTCGAACAACTTGCTAGTCAGGCAAAGAAATTTAAAAAAACTAAAAGCGAACTAATGGTTTCGATATCAAGAATTATTAAAGTAATAGCTATTCTAACTCCGCTTTTTGGAATAGGCACTTTTTTAGTATCTTATATTAAATTTGGCAATGCTTGGCAAGACGCTATTGCAGTAGCTAGCGGTTCGGTAATTGGTATGATTCCTGCCGGCATGGTATTGCTAACTTCGGTTACGCTTGCCGTTTCGGTTATAAAAATGGCGAGAAAGAAGGCGTGGGTTAAAGACCTATACAGTATAGAAACGCTTGCTAGGGTAAATTGTTTGTGTCTAGATAAGACCGGCACAATTACCGACGGAACAATGAGCGTCGAACAATTTATTCCTCTTGTAGATAACCCAAGTTTATTTAGCTATGTTTCTACCTTGCTTTCGGCTACAATGGACTCTAACGATACCGCAAAGGCTCTACGTAGACATTTTAACGATACGGCTTTGCCCTTTACTTCGGCAATGCCTTTTTCAAGCGACCGCAAATATTCTTCCGTTACGATTGAAGGCGTAGGTCAAGTGTTGTTAGGCGCTCCCGAGTTTATTTTACAAGATATTAGCGACGAACTCTCGTCTCAACTTGCTAGTTTTACTTCGCTAGGGTTGCGAGTCCTTGTCGTTGCAATCAAGCAAGATAATTCTAGTGAAGTTGCAGTTCAAGGGATAATTACTCTTTTGGACAATATTCGTCCCGACGCCCAAGAAATTATACAGTGGTTTTACGACAATTCGGTAGACGTTAAGATTATTTCGGGCGACAACGCTCAAACTGTTTCTATAATAGCCGGCAAGGTCGGCGTAGTAGGGGCGGAAAAGTATATTTCTCTTGACGGGTTGACCGATGCGGAAGTTTGTGATATGGCGACAAAATATACTGTTTTTGGTAGAGTTAAGCCTCACCAAAAAGCTTTGCTAATCTCAACTCTTAAAAAATTTGGATTGACCGTCGCAATGACAGGTGACGGCGTTAACGATATTTTGGCTATGAAACAAGCCGATTGCGCAATTTCAGTAGCAAGCGGTAGCGAAGCTTCGCATAGCGTTGCCCATATAATTTTAATGGACAATAAATTTTCCTCTTTGCCAAAAATTGTCAGCGAGGGTAGGCAAGTAGTTAATAATATTCAAAATAGTTCGGCGTTATTTTTAATGAAGACCGTAATGACGCTAATCGTTACGTTATTTACCCTTGTTTTGGGTATCAATTATCCGTTTGAACCAATGCACCTATACGTAGTAGACTTTTGCGTTATAGGTATTCCTGCATTTTTCCTAGCGCTAAGACCGAATAAGAACCTTATTCGGGGCAAATTTTTAACAAATACGCTGTATTCTACTCTTCCAAAGGGAATAGCTTTGGGGCTAAGCGTAATAGGCGTATATGCTTTTAACTTTATATTTAACTTTGACCACGATTCAATAACTACGACGGCTATGCTAGCTATGTCTTATTCGGGAGCGATAGGGTTGTTTGCTTTATGCCGTCCGTTTAACTTAGTCAATCTTGCCGTTGCGGTAATTAGTCTAGTTGCAATGACATTTTACTTTTTAGCGTTTGACTATGTATTTGAGAATTTTATCAAGGGCTTTGACGAAACTATGCTTTTTTATGTAGTATGTAGCGTATTAGTTTCGGCGGTAATAATTGTAGTAGGCAATATAGTAACCAAAAAATTAAAAAGAAGAGGTATGATACATGGAACAACTTAA
- a CDS encoding carbohydrate kinase family protein produces the protein MKYVCVIGGANIDIFVSPYSQLVLRDSNPSRIHYAYGGVARNIAENLTRLQVNTHFVTAFGQDNFADLLKQDCLRLGMDISSSSTFNGNTSTYICVNDISKDMFLGASDMDILSNISVDLLSSLLTLFNNATAIVIDTNLNVEVLDYLISNVTQPIFIETVSCAKAKKLISRRLPFSIKANSYEAEVITGVSITDQTSCHEALLKLNKQGAVLPIITCGKEGSYYYYNGKFGHNQGISVISGNTTGAGDSFLAGVVWGYQQGKDVDYCLRAGSLASILTLQSDKPVSELLSSDYLTTLLK, from the coding sequence ATGAAATACGTTTGTGTAATAGGCGGAGCAAATATTGATATATTTGTATCCCCATACTCTCAATTAGTTTTGCGTGACTCTAACCCTTCTCGCATTCACTACGCTTACGGCGGAGTAGCTCGTAACATTGCCGAGAATTTAACAAGGCTACAAGTAAACACTCATTTTGTTACGGCTTTTGGTCAAGATAATTTTGCAGACCTACTCAAACAAGATTGTCTTAGACTAGGTATGGATATTTCTTCAAGTTCGACTTTTAATGGCAACACCTCAACGTATATTTGCGTCAACGACATTTCCAAAGATATGTTTTTAGGCGCTAGCGATATGGACATACTTAGTAACATAAGCGTGGACTTATTGTCTAGCTTGCTTACGCTTTTTAACAACGCTACCGCCATAGTGATTGACACAAATTTAAATGTTGAAGTTTTAGATTATTTAATTTCTAACGTAACACAGCCTATTTTTATCGAAACGGTTTCTTGCGCTAAGGCAAAAAAACTTATATCTCGTCGGTTGCCGTTTAGCATTAAAGCAAATAGCTACGAAGCCGAAGTTATAACCGGCGTAAGTATTACCGACCAAACAAGTTGTCACGAAGCTTTACTTAAATTGAACAAACAAGGGGCTGTCCTTCCAATTATTACTTGTGGAAAAGAGGGCAGTTACTATTATTATAACGGCAAATTTGGACACAATCAAGGCATAAGCGTTATTTCGGGCAACACTACCGGCGCAGGCGACAGTTTTCTTGCAGGCGTAGTTTGGGGTTACCAACAGGGTAAAGACGTTGATTATTGTCTTAGGGCGGGAAGTTTAGCTAGCATACTTACTTTGCAAAGCGACAAACCCGTAAGCGAACTACTTTCAAGCGATTATTTAACAACATTACTTAAATAA
- the tsaD gene encoding tRNA (adenosine(37)-N6)-threonylcarbamoyltransferase complex transferase subunit TsaD — protein MNKDLTVLGIETSCDETSASVVVNGRKVLSCVIESQINIHRIFGGVVPEVASRNHVEAIDRVVKLALKEANLTLQDIDLIGVTYGAGLVGALLVGVSYAKSLSQASNIPLIAVNHIEGHCCANYITHSELTPPFISLMVSGGHTAISLVEDYLTYTTLSSTVDDAIGEAFDKVARLLGLPYPGGPEIDRLAKLGSNVLPFPSILLSNFNFSYSGIKTAVANYINNSLSRGLEPSSQDICASFTFNAIDGLITAVTHFAKLYNLNKIAFSGGVSANSYLRSRAQELAKQGYLIYLPELKYCTDNGAMIASRAYFQYVAGGQTAELTLNAEPTLKLRGEISKKIQRNKISK, from the coding sequence ATGAATAAAGATTTAACAGTTTTAGGCATAGAGACTTCTTGCGACGAAACTTCGGCTTCGGTAGTCGTAAACGGCAGAAAAGTACTTTCTTGCGTAATTGAGTCGCAAATTAATATTCACCGCATTTTTGGCGGAGTCGTACCCGAAGTAGCTAGTAGAAATCACGTAGAAGCAATCGACCGAGTGGTTAAACTTGCTCTTAAAGAGGCAAATCTAACTCTACAAGACATAGACCTAATAGGCGTGACTTATGGCGCAGGCTTAGTAGGCGCTTTGCTTGTCGGCGTTTCTTACGCTAAGAGTTTGTCGCAAGCAAGCAATATTCCATTAATTGCAGTTAATCATATCGAAGGGCATTGTTGCGCAAATTACATTACGCATAGCGAGCTTACTCCGCCTTTTATTAGTCTAATGGTTTCGGGCGGACATACGGCGATAAGTCTTGTTGAAGATTATTTAACTTATACAACGCTTAGTTCAACCGTAGACGACGCAATAGGCGAAGCGTTTGACAAGGTCGCAAGGCTACTAGGGTTGCCTTATCCGGGCGGGCCGGAGATAGATAGGCTTGCTAAGCTAGGTTCAAATGTTCTACCTTTTCCAAGTATTTTACTTAGTAACTTTAACTTTTCTTACAGCGGTATCAAGACTGCCGTAGCTAACTATATAAATAATTCCTTGTCAAGGGGCTTAGAGCCTTCTAGCCAAGACATTTGCGCCAGTTTTACTTTTAACGCAATTGACGGGCTAATTACTGCGGTAACCCACTTTGCAAAACTTTATAATTTAAACAAAATCGCTTTTTCGGGCGGTGTTTCGGCAAATAGTTATTTAAGAAGTCGGGCGCAAGAGCTAGCTAAACAAGGCTATTTAATCTATCTACCCGAATTAAAATATTGTACCGATAACGGCGCAATGATAGCGTCAAGAGCCTACTTTCAATATGTCGCAGGCGGTCAAACAGCCGAGCTTACTTTAAACGCCGAGCCGACATTAAAGTTAAGGGGCGAGATAAGCAAAAAGATACAGCGTAATAAAATCTCCAAGTAA
- a CDS encoding zinc-binding dehydrogenase has translation MIAYKHTKKGELTQVTIPYAKVVEPSIAKVRIEKALISYGDCEALASEQTSDFSLGRYAVGSVAELATSQSYLAKSSRVAISSTLYCNDCYNCKSNNKECCIDLKYLSRDYNGIYQNFADLPLDCLYQLPDSVSFTDGLFIEFISLGLNTLDAIKIKKGEHVAIMCDTKLGLLIAQLVLYYGAIPILVQQDEQIINLAKQMGIFYAFNYKSTSEVDKNIFTLTGGRMCEKMIYVRECRYPIKNITNLCAPYSSICLCMCNREKEIFNTAEIVNKNITLVGLNNSLGNFPTAINLLATKQISIGYLIGDTIKMSSLATAMPLITKEQLNTKCMIVEMDL, from the coding sequence ATGATAGCCTATAAACACACAAAAAAAGGCGAACTTACACAAGTAACCATACCCTACGCTAAGGTCGTTGAGCCTAGTATTGCCAAGGTAAGAATTGAGAAGGCATTAATTTCTTATGGCGATTGCGAAGCGCTTGCAAGCGAACAAACTAGCGACTTTTCTTTGGGTAGATATGCTGTCGGCTCTGTTGCCGAGCTAGCTACAAGCCAGTCTTATTTAGCCAAGAGTTCGAGAGTAGCCATTTCTTCTACCCTTTATTGCAACGATTGTTACAACTGCAAATCTAACAATAAAGAGTGTTGTATCGACCTTAAATATCTCAGCCGAGATTATAACGGCATTTATCAAAATTTTGCCGACCTTCCGCTAGATTGCCTTTATCAACTACCCGATAGCGTTAGTTTTACCGACGGACTATTTATCGAATTTATTTCGCTAGGTTTAAATACTCTTGACGCTATTAAAATAAAAAAAGGCGAACACGTAGCCATTATGTGCGACACTAAGCTAGGGTTACTTATAGCTCAACTTGTATTATATTATGGCGCTATTCCTATTCTTGTTCAACAAGACGAACAAATAATCAATCTTGCAAAACAAATGGGCATTTTCTACGCATTTAATTATAAAAGCACTAGCGAAGTAGATAAAAATATATTTACGCTTACGGGCGGTCGCATGTGCGAAAAAATGATTTATGTTAGAGAGTGTAGATATCCTATTAAAAATATTACCAATCTTTGCGCTCCGTACAGTTCGATTTGTCTATGTATGTGCAACCGAGAAAAAGAAATATTTAACACCGCCGAAATAGTCAACAAGAATATTACCCTTGTTGGGCTTAACAACAGCTTAGGTAATTTCCCAACTGCCATTAACTTGCTGGCTACTAAACAAATTAGTATCGGCTACTTAATAGGTGACACTATCAAGATGTCGTCGCTAGCTACTGCAATGCCACTTATTACCAAAGAACAGCTCAATACCAAGTGTATGATTGTAGAAATGGACTTATAG
- a CDS encoding ECF transporter S component: MKTFLFGNAKGKTEIIVRIAIMMALTVLMQFVTGFAKIQLLTGSFVNLFLFLSVMLTGLVGGLCVGVVTPFIALAFGLNPNILLVPFIALANGIMTATFALVCKLLKVESREIGWQIAIVALAIVLGATLKFLFMYFVCVKLIFPLFMADKMLKAVSVAFGVTQLFTALIGGLVATMLVYPLKRAKLLFSPAQPQEQNL, encoded by the coding sequence ATGAAAACATTTTTATTTGGTAACGCTAAGGGCAAGACGGAAATAATCGTGCGCATTGCAATTATGATGGCGCTAACCGTACTTATGCAATTTGTCACAGGCTTTGCCAAGATTCAATTACTTACGGGCAGTTTCGTCAACTTATTTTTATTTCTTTCTGTAATGCTTACAGGCTTAGTTGGAGGTTTATGCGTTGGCGTAGTTACGCCTTTTATTGCGCTTGCATTTGGTCTTAACCCCAACATCTTGCTTGTGCCTTTTATTGCGCTTGCTAACGGAATTATGACGGCGACATTTGCTCTTGTATGCAAATTATTAAAGGTCGAATCTCGTGAAATAGGTTGGCAGATTGCAATCGTAGCTTTGGCTATTGTTTTGGGCGCAACGCTAAAATTCTTATTTATGTACTTTGTTTGCGTAAAGCTAATTTTCCCGTTATTTATGGCTGATAAGATGTTGAAGGCTGTTTCGGTAGCCTTTGGCGTAACGCAACTATTTACGGCTTTAATAGGCGGACTAGTAGCTACTATGTTAGTCTATCCGTTAAAAAGAGCTAAGCTTTTATTTAGCCCGGCTCAACCCCAAGAGCAAAACTTATAA
- a CDS encoding GtrA family protein gives MSKDKFNNANKGEESSQKEVVATKIEVVANDEAPTSLDTALDNVLPKVKVGVKERNLKPIKRLAKFSIVGLFVGIFGLANFTLLIQLCQLLDFAITDWTIVLAECVSVIFTSILSFLINSKFTFSDRLARKAGIWLYIGYYVVTTPLFSLLILWLHRSYGIDLIYCKMIKIALNAILDYFYCQFFIFKYLKKRYALPDKEIPII, from the coding sequence ATGAGCAAAGATAAATTTAACAACGCCAATAAGGGCGAGGAAAGCTCTCAAAAAGAAGTTGTCGCAACTAAAATAGAAGTTGTCGCAAACGACGAAGCGCCTACCTCGCTAGACACCGCTCTCGATAACGTTTTGCCAAAGGTAAAAGTCGGGGTTAAAGAGCGTAATTTAAAACCTATAAAAAGACTTGCTAAGTTCTCCATTGTCGGTTTATTTGTAGGCATATTTGGTCTTGCAAATTTTACCTTGTTAATACAACTATGCCAATTATTAGATTTTGCAATTACAGACTGGACTATTGTTTTAGCCGAGTGTGTTTCGGTTATATTTACCTCAATTCTATCTTTTTTAATCAACAGTAAATTTACTTTTAGCGACCGTTTAGCTCGCAAAGCCGGTATATGGCTTTATATAGGTTACTATGTAGTTACAACTCCGCTATTTAGTTTACTTATTCTTTGGCTACATCGTAGTTACGGAATAGATTTAATCTATTGCAAAATGATTAAGATTGCCTTAAACGCAATTCTAGATTACTTCTACTGTCAATTCTTTATTTTTAAGTATTTAAAGAAGCGTTACGCTTTGCCCGACAAGGAAATACCAATAATTTAG